The genomic region ACAGAAGCGTAATAATATCATCACCAGGGTGTATGTAATACGCATAAACAACATATCAAGACGtatttttcctttttcttcctcataGAATTATTCGCGGTATACGTCAAAGCACGCCAGCATGCTTACAACACATGTAAGGAAAGGCACAACAAATCAAAAAGCCAAAAATATGATCCCAAGCCCAAACCCTCTGCTTATCCACAATCACTTATCTATCATCGCATTATCTTCTTCTAATTTCTACCCTTTGCCGTTGACTTCTTAACCCCGCCTGAAGCACCATCTTCTCGCTGAGTGTTCTCTCTTTTAGCCATATAGGGTCGTTTTCCATGCTAAGATCCCCTAAACCATCAACgcttcttccatcatccCTCCCCGCACCTATCTGCTGTGAGCATCCTGGCCGGCGTGGAGGTAGTCGCTGATAAAGAGCAGGCGAGAGCTTGGCACGTGGCAGTAACGAATAGGCAAGAGTAGCCGTTGGAGATGACGTGTGGACGGTAGACGTAGGTGTCCGCTTGGGAGTTTTAGCAGGTCGAACGGTTTCATTCGTCGAGGTTAAGAGCATAGATGCCCGGCTGAAACCCCATTCTGATTCATCCCCCCAGTACGTCTCTTCGTCAAAAGGACCCTCAACCCGCTTCACGCCGGCGCCTCCTCCATACAGACTAACCATATCCTCCGTTTTGATAGCTTCAAAACTGGCTTCACTAGCAATGCTACTTGTAGTAGAACCTGTACTGTCTGTCCGCCACGCATCAGGTCGAGGAGGCATCAAGCTGCTGGAACTAGGGTAGGCACGGTGAAACTTGATTAATCCTGGCACAAACGAGTCTCGGTCACGAATCGACGCTGATGACTGACCGACAGTAGATGGGGACGCTGCCATCATCTCGGTATTGCTTTCCTCTAACACCGCACACTCGGTCCGCTGTGTGTAATCCACTGTTACGTTGAAGTCATACCCATCATCCGTCACACGGAGTTTTGCACTCTTGACTGCTGGAGGTGCTGATACGGGTCTGCTGGTCGAAATAGCTGACGGATGGGATAATGATGGTCGAGGGCGGTCAGGACGAGTGGCAGTTCGAGGAGTAAGAAATAGCTTCACATGACGTTCGATAGGATCTTCATCATATCCAAATTCTACATCAAGTTTGCGCTCTGGTCTACCTCGATCGTCCTTCAGCTCGCGCATTGCTGCAGTCATACCAGCAGCCATTTTTGCCTTGAGAGCCGAAGAGTACAGTCGAAGCGAAGGAGGCGGGGTGATGTATGGACCCAATGATACAGGGGTGGAAAGGTCGTgggtgggaagagaagacgaagacGCGGTCACCACAGGAGATGGCACGCGTCGACTCGATGAGGGTGTGACGGGAAGAGCAGATGCGGAAGAGGTGTCTGGAAAAGAAGACATGACAGTGCAAACGCGTCGATAAAATGATACGCGGACACTAGGAATTTCAAGAACAAAAGAGCGACAATTGATTTATGTATGCTGCAGCGAGAGGCGTCGAGCAACAAATGAAAATGATGGGCTGATGCCTAGAAGCCGATGGCGCCACGCCGTTTTACCACGATGGAACAGGGTCCAAGGAATAACAAGCAGCCGGAAGGCGACGCGTTTTCGTGTATGGATTATGGACCTTGTTTCGTTCGGGTACAGAAACTTGCGGGCTGCAGGTCTCCCTAGAATCAAGCAGTATTAGCCTTTCATGTTCCGGTCGCGTGGCCGAGAATCGCGTCCGATGCCAAGAGGCAGTAAGACTGTCACTTACGTGATGTAATCTCCGACAATCGCCTTTAAGTGTCAATATCTATGTCTAACCTTTCGCGTTCTATCTTAGACAGACTAGTGATCCACACAAGTGTTACGTTTGATGGAATGATTTCCGCGTTTTGGCTTGAGATCGATCACCCAGGTTCTGCGCCAGATATGTGTTATATGGGCGGAAACAAGAAAGCAAAGAGTTCTATTACAATTGCGACGTGATCGATACACGGTAATGATTCCAGTGATGAATCGTAATGAGTTCGCAGCTGCGCGCGCGCGTCTGTGTGTATGTGCGTATGTGGGTGACTACACGTGTCTTTGTGAACAAACCGTGGTTGCCGGATGGCGTGTCGCTTTGACGCCTGGATTCCCCTGGAGCGTATGCAGGAAGTGCCTCCGTTCTTTGTGGATAATGAGGAATGAGTCGCTCTGCACGTTGAGACTAAAGGTATTGTCGTGGTAATAGAGGGGCAGAGAACGGACCCTGCGTTTCAGTAGGCGACAAGTGAAAAGGAATTCAAAAAGTGAAATTGAAGAAAGGATTAAGTAGAAATAGTGAGAGGTTTATTATGGAAACTTTTGTCGACCTGGGTTGGCGTGAGAGTGGGCGCGTACTGGCGATCGATGCAGCTAATAAACAGCAGCAATTTTTAGCATCATGAAATGGGAGTCGTCGATGACGTTGTTGAGTAGGTCGTCCCTTTCATTTTGTTCGCGGCCAACCAACCAGCCACCACCATGAACCCCGGCCACGAGTGCACACCCGGCCCTCGCGTTTGCCCGCGGTGCTTTTTGCATCATTGCTTTCTTTTTGGCTTTGTGGGGTTTAAGAGGACATCCCAGACTCAAGCCAAAACACAAGCTCAGAATGAGGGAGTTAAAATGCAGCAAGATATGATCTCAAGTTCGAAGGAGTGCTAAAAAGGCATTATGAGCTGAAAAGTCATAGTACGTATTTCGTGGTATCGAGTCGGGACAAGAATCCAGACGAGGAGTCGAGACAAGAATCCAGGCGCGTCGCTTTTTCGGAAGCCATTGATGGGATTAGATACTCGTTATGTACGTATGACGCCTACAACTTTTGTCCTTGAGCTGTAAGCGACGCgtttcatcttcttccccaacCGGCTGGATTTTGAATTGATGGTCCAATGTCAACGCCATGTAtcccttttttttggcTGGACCACTACTGACTGTACAATAGAAGGACAAGGGATCGGCGACATAATTGACCCATCAACTGACGCTACAGAAGAGGCGCGGCGCATGAGAGAAGACAGGAAAAACAAGTTGTTTCCCGCCGGGCGAATAACAGCAGCTTTAATAATAATGTTAAATGAAGCACTTCCTTTAAGATAAACTGAAACCGAAGTTTTGGAGTCTGGCGGACCAAAGAGCATCATGAAAGAATGAACAAGTCTTAAGCACATGCATGGACTTACTTAATTTCTGGCGAAGCCACAACGGACACGGAGAGAAGAACGATAGATTGGATCGATCTCATCATCGGCTCAACAGCCGACTGATCGACCGTAGTTAAGGTATGAGATAAGATCAAGAAACTTATCGGTCTAAATGTAGTCATTGGAAAAGGGAAATTCATTACTGTGTTGCCAAGCAGCCGTAGAGAATAACAATGACAAATCACCAGCGGTAGATTGACCAGTACACGACGATGCTAACGGCTGCACCCGTTGTATGATTTCACAGCAACAATCTCTGTCCGATACAAATACAGAATGTAGCAAAAAAATCATCTTGCGAGAAATTCTTACCTGCAGTGATCCCTGGTGAGAATTCCATTATCATaggaaagagatggaacAGCATGCGCAATAATCCTCTTACACTCGTAGCAACCATGCGCCATGGAAAGTGTGCAAAGAAGGGCAACTGTAATGGAGATGGTTTGGGAACAATAGTCAAATCTTCGTTCCTAGTATGGACAAAGGCAACCTCCTAATCTACGCAGATTCTTGATGTTAGCGTTCTTCTACAGCCATTCTCACATAAGTAGATGGGCATTGTTTCAGTAATAAAGTGAACCCTGATCGCTCCATTTAACTCTGGAATGCCCCTGCACGACCATCGCCTGTAGTAGTGTTATGAGCTGAGCCACGGGACACGAGAACGTCGCGTTGTTACCATGAAGGAGGAAGTCTCCTTGTTTATAACGATGGACAACGATTACCTATCGTCCTTTGACATCAAGTTTCACGTTCCCTTGATGATAGACCTCGAGACCTGAAAACTGGGATTTACGGCGGATGCTAAAGCACGTGGATCACTCGAATGTTGTTATGCAAGGCCCATACGGAACTTGTTTGGTTAGTAAACCTGACGGAGTCATAATCCAAAGATTCCGGTATCACAAATAATGCGTTGAATGAAGTATATATGATATCAGAACAAAGTTCCTAATTTTAGTTCATCCCTCTAGAACCTCTACAAATCAAACTTTTAaagcttggagaggatAGCATCAGTGTACTCCTTGGTACCGGCCTTACCACCGAGGTCTCGGGTGATAGCCTTGCCCTCAGCAATTGTCTACGATGTCTGTATCAGCATTTCGAACGCGTCGAGGAGTGAGAAGCCGAAGTTTTCAACTCACAGAAAGAGCGGCCTTCTCGATCTTGTCGGCCAGCTCATTGAGACCCATGTGTCTGTTGACAAACAAGTCAGCCACGTTATGAGCCAAAGTATGTGTACGATCAGGCACCGCAAAATACAGGACGCTGTAAGGGATCTGTGTCACTTACCGGAGCATCATCaatgaggagaggaggagagcaGTGGGGTTGGCAAGGCCCTTACCCTCAATGTCAGGAGCAGAACCGTGAACGGCCTCGAAGATGGAGGCGTCCTATTTGTCGCCAGTGAGTTCTGTGCTGAGACCTGTAGTCAAATGAGAGACTGACCTTGCCGATGTTACCAGAGGGAGTAAGACCAAGTCCACCGATAAGACCAGCAGACAAATCGGAAAGAATGTCACCGTATCTATTAGGAATTAGCAATGATCATTAATACATGTTACAATCAACGCACAAGTTAGGCATGACCATAACTCGGTCAGCGAAAGGAGAGGGGTCAGAAGCAATCTATTGACCAATTAGCGCATGTCAATTCATCGACAATTTCTCAATTACCCTCAAGCAAACTCGGTCGAGGAGATCCTCGTCGTAAGCGATGTTAGGATACTCCTTGGCAACGTCCCTACAGGCGGTGAGGAACATCCCGTCAGACATTTTCCTACAAGCAAGTACTCAGTCAGCTTGTTCGTTTAACATTTTACTTGATGAAACACCAACATAATGTTAGCCTTGTGGACGGCAGTAACCTTGTTCCTGCCGCTCTCAGAAGCGTAGTGGAAGGCGTATCGGGCGACGCCTACACAGCATGAGTGTTGTTTCCAGGACAGCTAAAAACAAGAGAGCGCTTACGTTCAGAAGCCTCTCGAGTGATAAGCTTAATAGACTGAACGACGCCATCGACAATCTGTGCAGGTCGTGAGTAATTATAAAACCAAATTTGAGTGAACTAAACGCACTTCGTGCTCGATACCAGAGTACTCTCCTTCGGTGTTCTCCCTTATCAAAACAGTGTTGACATTGTCGTAAGGGGTCTTGTAACCCTTAATTGAAACACAAGGTCGTACGTTGgcgaagagagagaaggttCGTCGAAGTGTAAGGTTAAGAGAAACGTGACCCTTGCCGACTTTTCACCGCAGTCCGTCAACACCGGCAATCTTTGAGGGGCCAACAATAAGAACATACTAGGAGTAGCGAGAGGACCCTTGAGAGCGACAGTGTTCTTCTTGATACTCCTGATGGCATCGTCAGGGATGACGGTCTTACCGTCCTTAAGAATAGGCGTCACGTCAACCTCCTCCCAGACAATGGGAACCTGTAACGTTAAAGGTCAATTCCGCTTCTCCCATGCAAATCCTCATGAGACATACCTGGGCGGCCTTAAAGATTTTCTTCACACTGTCGGCAATTTCAGGGCCAATACCATCACCGGGGATGAGGGTGACGGTGTAGTTGCCCTGCAGATTCACCATACCGCCATGTCAGCTGTCGTGTTCCACTTGTTGCTGGCATTATTTACGTACGTCGGCACCCTTCTTGCCAGCAAAGGCAGAAGTGGGGGTAGAAGAGTTGAAGGCAGAGGCATAGTACCTCGCACCGACAGGGGCCTGCGAGTTTCAAATAAACAAGAGTCAGCTCTCGACATAATACGCTTTCCATATAGAACGAGTGGATCACTCAGTTGTCAACTGTCCGGATAGTACTGACCTGGACAGAGCggagagaagagacgaCGTTCTTAGAGGCTGATCGGGCGAACATTTTGATTATTTAATTATGTATATTTTCCGTTCGAAACAAAGAAAAGCAAAGAGAACGAAAGGCTTGTGTAGTCTCTTGTCTTCTCTTTCGTCTtgtctctcttttccttaCAGATACCGACGTCAGGGCCATCAAATGGTCGGATCTAATCGGCCGAGAAAGGCATGTGAAAGCCCATCCATCTTTGCTAATAGGCCCGCGTTGTATCTCCATCTTGGCCTATGTTAGGTCCATAAAAACCTGCTGGTCACGTGAGTATTATCTCCCGAGCAGAATTTCTGTTTTCGCCGCGGTGGACGCACAAAAGTTGACGGTCTGCTTGTAAATTATTTCTCTATCGCCTCTCAGCCATCTCCGTCCTTAAAAACTAAAGTACTATATCTAAAATGGCCAAATCAGCCAAATCTGCTCCTGCTGCCACTGTCAAGGTTgacaagaaggacaagaaaagcaagaaggaagagaagccCGCCGCTTCCCCCGCTCCTCTTAAGGCGGCTAAGGTTAGTTCTCTCCCTCTGCTGCGAAGACATACGTTTGGAACTAACAGAATCTACAGAAGGAtgtgaaggaaaagaaggaaaagaaatcCAAGAAGGCTAAGACCCCCACACCCCCTCCTGAGAGCTCCAGCTCTGAGTCTGAAGACTCCGAGGAGGAGGACTCGTCTGACTCTgaatcatcttcctccgaAGACGAAAAGCCTGCTGCTAAGACTGCTGCCCCCGTTGCCGAGGTGTGTTATGTTCTTAAATGTTTCTTTGAATGTCAATAACACAATGCTCAGgctaagaaggaagagtcttcttctgatGAGTCCTCTGAGTCTTCCTCTGAGTCCGAGTCCGAGGAGGAGCCCAAGGCTGAGACCAAGGCTGAGACTAAAAAGGAGGCTAGCGAAGAAGTAAGTTGCCATCAGTTTTCTAAATGGGGAAGCTGTTGACGCCCGTACAGTCTGACTCCGATTCTGACTCTGAATCTGACTCCGGCTCTtctgaggatgaggacgaaaagatggaggagaccaaagaagagactAAGCCCCAGGCCAACGGTAAGCCAATATTTTTACTATTTTGAATTTGAACTCAGGCTAAAATTACCCAGGTAACAAGCGaaaggccgaggaagagCCCATTGCCCCTGTAAAGAAGGCCAGGGCCGATGgcggtgaagaggaagccACTACCAACGTTTTCGTTGGCCAGCTCTCTTGGAACGTTGACAACGACTGGCTCAAGTCGGAGTTCGAGTCTTGTGGTGAGGTCGTTTCTGCCCGAGTTGTCTTCGACCGTGACTCCCAAAAGTCTCGTGGTTTCGGCTACGTGGAATTCGCCGACCTTGAGGCCTCTGCCAAGGCgattgagaaggatggtTCTGAGATTGACGGCCGTGCGATCCGTGTCAACTACGCCACTCAACGAAAGCCCAACGAGGCCGCTGAGAAGCGTGCTAAGGTCTTCAACGACAAGCAATCCCCTCCCGCCGAGACCCTTTGGATTGgttccctttccttctctgTCACCGAGGACCAGGTCTACGAGGCCTTCGGCCAACACGGTGACGTCCAGAGCGTTAGGCTCCCAACGGACAGGGACACTGGTGCCCCCAAAGGTTTTGGTTACGTCCAATTCTCTTCCGTTGAAGACGCCACCGCTGCTCTTAAGGCTATGAACGGTGCCGAGATTGCTGGTCGTGCCATTAGGGTCGACTTCGCTCCTCCTAAGCAGGACAACGGTGAGAGGGGTGGTTTCGGTGGCGGTCGTGGTGGCGGTGGCTTCGGTGGCCGAGGTGGTGGCCGAGGCGGCGGTAGGGGACGAGGTGGTTTCGACAGGGGTGGCAGGGGCGGTGGCCGTGGCCGCGGTGGTCCCCCTCGAGGGTGAGTCTCTTGCCTGTCCGCATGCGCATTCCAGTGCTGACTTTCCAATGTAGTGGTGCCCGAACTGGCGGTATTGTCAAGCCTGAGGGTCAGAAGGTTACTTTCGACTAGACTGCAATAATGTAATACTTTCTTCCAGTGCTTTGAGTTTCCATTCATCTGTCAAATAGAGCTTTAGCATCTCCTATCAAAAGGATACCCTTTCTTTGCAACTTGTTATTTTTGGTTGAAAAATTCGTGTGTGGTATCTATTATGTGTATGCATGGAAACCCTGCTTGATATTGCGTTCTTATTTCACTCATTACTCGAAGAGCTGTCGAAAAAACGGATAGTTTGCCCCCTGGTGTAGGTATATATATCACTACTAATTTAATTAAACGACGTGTTGCTACTCAGGAGACCGGCCGGGTATGTCCGCGTAATGGTTTGCGCGTTTATTTCTGTCTCCGGGGTCCAGCAGGCGAATGTGCGTCAATTGATATAAATAATGCGTCGTCTTGCTGTCGACCGTGCGGGTCTTCCCTCCTGACAGTCTTCCAGCACAATCATCTCGCAGCACTCCTCGATCCCACAATGGCCCTTCGATGCCGCTTTTCCTGTGTACGTGACTATAGGGCTGCGACATCGAATAGAGTATTCAAACGCGGCATCATGTCATACAAGACTGTCCATTCCAAGCCCTCTATAGCTGTCACAGACGATGAAGCTGCTCGTCTCCAGGTACGATCATCCTAGATCTGTGAAGTTTGACTGATTTTCAACAATGCTCCAGGAGATATACGCTAAATTTCAGGATCCATCGTCTCATTACTACATTGCCCCAGGCTCGTTCGGTCCGGAACATGACGAGGACCATAGGACCTCCCGTGTGCCAGATCCCGCATATTCCCTTAGTGATTTGACGAATGCAGGGACATCGTCACCTTTTCAAGGCTCTCCGGGACGGAGAGAGCAAATAGACGACAGACCCTGGTTGAACGAAGGTAATGGACGGAAAGAGCAGGCTCTCGAGTACTTCAAGCAGCAGAGCCATGATACCACTGGGGTTCTGACCTGGCCTGTAGCTTGGGGTGACCAAGATGCCTTCCAGTTAGTGCAAGTATCTTCTTAACTTACCCCAGAGTACTGATCCTTTGGGCAGACATGTGAATAATGTTCAGATACTGCGATGGGTGGAGTCGGCCCGTATCAGGTACTGTGAGAGCTGGGCCGGAAAACTAGGAAAGAAAGCTGTCGATGATATACTGGTGTGTTGTTTTAGGGCTGCTGCTTGTGGAATAATGCTTATACTGTACTGCCCTAGCGCGCCAAGGGCACTGGCATCATCCTCAAGGAGGTGTCAATCAAGTATAAGGCGCCGATTAACTATCCCGATACGGTGAGCCGCTTTCTCCTTTTAGCCACATTTGCTTGACTCTTGACTCAATTTCAGCTCATGATTTCCAATCGCATTCACTCTGTTAACGTGGAGCGAGCCAGCTATGGCCATCAACACATCATCTGGTCTTTGAAGGACCAACACGTTAAGGCTGTCAGCGATTCGTGAGTCAAGTTCACTGCTCATATAATCGCATACTGAAAGACCGCCCAGAACAATCGTGATATATGATTATGACAACCTGAAGAAAGGCGTTATGAGTGATCAGATGAGAGAGCTATTGCACAGCTTAGCGAGGGAATACTAAATGGAGCGGAGAAGTTATAAAGTAAATATAAAGTCAAGATGCTAGAGACAAAAAGTGCGTAGGGGGGATTTGATCTTGTTCAGTGCTGACCACAAAAATCTTGATAGCATGCATTGATCTTTTATGATATAGTATACAACAATACGTTGAGTTGACAACTACTTACCTCTATACTACGTACCGTCCAACTGTAAGCCAAGCCATATTGATTACCACAATTGCGATCGCCACAACTGGTTGCAAGTCAGCATTACCCAGGCCGGCACCGGCAGCAACGAAAGTGGTAGCTGCACCGTTAGCTTCCGCAGCGTTCACACTGGTACTGGAGCTCGAGGCTGTGGCGAACGGATTAGCGCCTGCAGAAGAAGTAACCTTGCCCCCGAACGCTAATCTGGCAGCAGAAGTTTGGCTTGCGGATGCGCCCGATAGCGGGGAAGCGCTTGTGCAATTGCTTACAAAGGCTACGTTGGGTGACTACGCACTATAACGACTCATGGCAGGACTGACCAGCATAGGCGCTCATTTGAGCGGTACTATTCGACGACTGAGAGCCAATGCAGCCTGAACATTTACTTGCAGTGGAGAGTGTGTCGCTCGTACAGATAAAGCTATCTTCCGCACAGATCTAGCAAGCTCTCCTTAGCACGTGAGATTTGGTAACAATCTATCCAGCACTCACTTGTGCCATCTGTTTCCATTTTTCGCAATCATTAGAACAGCCCAAAAAGATATTCTTATTGAAAAATTCATGCGCAGAATTGAGGGCACCAATATCAGCTCGGTCTTCAGTAAATATTGTCCCTGATAATGCAGATGCACCTGCAGTGAGTGTTCTCATATCGCTAACTTGCGCAGATCCAGAGGGCGAAGATGACGAGGTGGGACTATGGGGAATGGTTGAATATGAGGTCATGACGACTAGAGAAACAGCGCTCATGCGCAGAAAGCTCTGATATGGAATCAGTCGCAAGTGCCACCAGGTTGTTCAACATGGAAGATTTGGAAGCAGTCGGAATAAAGTCAGCGGTGAGCCCTGAATAAGTCTCCGAACCAGGTGCTGGCTCCTCGTTCTCTTCACAATACTTTACCTCAACCAGCACTGTGGACATAGGTGCCACATAGCCTGCGTCTTCGCATGTCTTCAGAAAGGAGTTGAAACTATCAATGGCTTCTTGGTTGGCCAGGCACTGAGCACATATTCGGGCAGGGTACGACAGGGCACAGGCACATGAGTCGTCGGAACAGGATGAtagagaggagagaaatTCGACGCAACCACCGCCGGGACCGGTGCAGTTTGTTGACGGCTCTGCCAGAGAAGCAAAGGAAAAAGCAAACGGAACACTGTTTGTGACAGAAGCAGAGGGTGCTCTGGAAGTGGTGGAATTTGGAGAGGACTGGTCTGACGATGTCACCTTAGTAGCTGCTTGAGAATTTTCTACGGATGACGCTGTTATGCTTTCACTCTTGGCGGCAGAAGCAATGCTACCGTCGGTGACCGAACCTGCATCTTCCGACCCGTAACGCTGAAGTAGTTTTTTCTGACTTGTTGCGTGTCA from Cryptococcus decagattii chromosome 3, complete sequence harbors:
- a CDS encoding isocitrate dehydrogenase [NAD] subunit 2, mitochondrial, which translates into the protein MFARSASKNVVSSLRSVQAPVGARYYASAFNSSTPTSAFAGKKGADGNYTVTLIPGDGIGPEIADSVKKIFKAAQVPIVWEEVDVTPILKDGKTVIPDDAIRSIKKNTVALKGPLATPIGKGHVSLNLTLRRTFSLFANVRPCVSIKGYKTPYDNVNTVLIRENTEGEYSGIEHEIVDGVVQSIKLITREASERVARYAFHYASESGRNKVTAVHKANIMKMSDGMFLTACRDVAKEYPNIAYDEDLLDRVCLRIASDPSPFADRVMVMPNLYGDILSDLSAGLIGGLGLTPSGNIGKDASIFEAVHGSAPDIEGKGLANPTALLLSSLMMLRHMGLNELADKIEKAALSTIAEGKAITRDLGGKAGTKEYTDAILSKL